In Juglans regia cultivar Chandler chromosome 13, Walnut 2.0, whole genome shotgun sequence, the following proteins share a genomic window:
- the LOC108982688 gene encoding uncharacterized protein LOC108982688 isoform X1 has translation MATQAGSLIQDQNFNARYNGTSVGGKSNVLKAERKAGLGGRKPLGDLSNSGKPAPLNQATKKQSSKNLALIDEDSGVSKLRNDTNKKKGISKVIKTVQAGNRKALSDISNSGKARLNEAPKKNLKMKLSAVAEEQLPQPNAIADEQFLHNHHECVKAQTKAMDMDEFLKTVGLDNAHPKYFAFPRAPPVSSKTKIESPLKKYHLDLEEMAEQVIEDGGSSWMHELLPYNPASPPPCKTPKSVYHFTFCNDYDFTNFKLVETPELPRH, from the exons ATGGCAACGCAAGCTGGCAGTCTGATCCAAGATCAGAACTTCAATGCTCGCTACAATG GTACTTCTGTTGGGGGAAAGAGTAATGTCTTGAAAGCAGAGAGGAAAGCGGGGCTTGGTGGAAGGAAGCCGCTTGGTGATTTATCGAACTCAGGGAAGCCTGCTCCTTTAAATCAGGCAACAAAAAAGCAAAGTTCCAAAAATCTCGCTTTAATTGATGAAGATTCAGGCGTTTCTAAACTCAGAAATgatacaaacaaaaagaaaggcaTCTCCAAAGTCATTAAAACCGTGCAGGCCGGTAACAGGAAAGCTCTTTCTGACATTTCAAACTCTGGAAAAGCACGTCTGAATGAGGCACCAAAGAAGAACCTTAAGATGAAGCTTAGTGCTGTTGCAGAAGAACAACTTCCTCAACCGAATGCTATTGCCGACGAACAATTTCTGCACAATCATCACGAGTGCGTCAAAGCACAGACAAAGGCCATGGACATGGATGAATTTCTGAAGACAGTTGGACTAGATAATG CTCATCCCAAATACTTTGCATTTCCTCGTGCACCACCAGTGTCAAGTAAAACGAAG ATAGAAAGCCCCCTGAAGAAGTACCATCTTGATTTGGAAGAGATGGCCGAGCAGGTGATTGAAGACGGAGGATCTTCTTGGATGCATGAGCTGTTGCCTTACAATCCCGCCTCTCCTCCTCCATGCAAGACCCCAAAATCAGTCTATCACTTCACATTCTGCAACGACTACGACTTCACCAACTTTAAGTTGGTGGAGACTCCAGAATTGCCAAGGCATTGA
- the LOC108982688 gene encoding uncharacterized protein LOC108982688 isoform X2, translating to MATQAGSLIQDQNFNARYNGTSVGGKSNVLKAERKAGLGGRKPLGDLSNSGKPAPLNQATKKQSSKNLALIDEDSGVSKLRNDTNKKKGISKVIKTVQAGNRKALSDISNSGKARLNEAPKKNLKMKLSAVAEEQLPQPNAIADEQFLHNHHECVKAQTKAMDMDEFLKTVGLDNVSSKTKIESPLKKYHLDLEEMAEQVIEDGGSSWMHELLPYNPASPPPCKTPKSVYHFTFCNDYDFTNFKLVETPELPRH from the exons ATGGCAACGCAAGCTGGCAGTCTGATCCAAGATCAGAACTTCAATGCTCGCTACAATG GTACTTCTGTTGGGGGAAAGAGTAATGTCTTGAAAGCAGAGAGGAAAGCGGGGCTTGGTGGAAGGAAGCCGCTTGGTGATTTATCGAACTCAGGGAAGCCTGCTCCTTTAAATCAGGCAACAAAAAAGCAAAGTTCCAAAAATCTCGCTTTAATTGATGAAGATTCAGGCGTTTCTAAACTCAGAAATgatacaaacaaaaagaaaggcaTCTCCAAAGTCATTAAAACCGTGCAGGCCGGTAACAGGAAAGCTCTTTCTGACATTTCAAACTCTGGAAAAGCACGTCTGAATGAGGCACCAAAGAAGAACCTTAAGATGAAGCTTAGTGCTGTTGCAGAAGAACAACTTCCTCAACCGAATGCTATTGCCGACGAACAATTTCTGCACAATCATCACGAGTGCGTCAAAGCACAGACAAAGGCCATGGACATGGATGAATTTCTGAAGACAGTTGGACTAGATAATG TGTCAAGTAAAACGAAG ATAGAAAGCCCCCTGAAGAAGTACCATCTTGATTTGGAAGAGATGGCCGAGCAGGTGATTGAAGACGGAGGATCTTCTTGGATGCATGAGCTGTTGCCTTACAATCCCGCCTCTCCTCCTCCATGCAAGACCCCAAAATCAGTCTATCACTTCACATTCTGCAACGACTACGACTTCACCAACTTTAAGTTGGTGGAGACTCCAGAATTGCCAAGGCATTGA
- the LOC108982676 gene encoding protein SRC2 homolog, producing MHPDDIRPSPEHSFLQDTTFKLMASPYEVEIKLSSARDLKNVNWRHGPIRPYAVLWVDPKNKCSSRVDEEGDTCPHWDEALVLPLPGSIDDYPTLYIDIDIVHAGSEEETKPLIGSARLKLTEILDDVGFNERAHRTLQLKRPSGRPHGKIDVNVEIRQPRYRAPDPYHAPSYGVPPPSASRSYDYTPPPPYGSNPYAAPPHDPYYSAAPPGGYPYSGYNAPTPYGQPSYGQTQYGGEYGYGQVEEKKKDSKFGMGTGLAVGAVAGVLGGIAIAEGADYVEDKIADEAAERVEEQLEDDAGYEGDDF from the coding sequence ATGCACCCCGACGACATTCGGCCTTCTCCAGAGCATTCATTTTTACAAGACACCACATTCAAACTAATGGCCTCTCCATACGAAGTAGAGATCAAGCTCTCCTCGGCTAGGGACCTCAAGAACGTCAACTGGCGCCATGGCCCCATCAGGCCTTACGCTGTCTTATGGGTTGACCCCAAAAACAAATGCTCCTCCAGGGTCGACGAGGAGGGTGACACCTGCCCCCACTGGGACGAGGCCCTTGTCCTTCCCTTGCCCGGCTCCATCGACGACTACCCAACTCTCTACATCGACATCGACATCGTCCACGCCGGTTCCGAGGAAGAAACCAAGCCTCTCATCGGATCCGCTCGCCTCAAGCTCACGGAGATTCTGGACGACGTCGGCTTCAATGAGCGCGCCCACCGAACCTTACAGCTCAAGCGACCCTCGGGCAGGCCCCACGGCAAGATTGATGTTAACGTAGAAATACGACAGCCACGCTACCGCGCGCCGGACCCCTATCACGCTCCATCTTACGGGGTCCCACCACCATCGGCTTCCAGATCCTACGACTATACTCCTCCGCCACCCTATGGTAGTAACCCATACGCAGCACCACCACACGATCCTTACTATTCAGCTGCACCACCGGGTGGGTACCCCTACAGTGGGTACAACGCGCCAACACCTTACGGGCAACCAAGTTACGGGCAGACACAGTACGGTGGGGAGTACGGCTACGGGCAGgtggaggaaaagaagaaggatAGCAAGTTTGGGATGGGGACTGGACTGGCGGTGGGAGCGGTGGCAGGGGTGTTGGGTGGAATCGCAATAGCAGAAGGTGCCGATTACGTGGAGGACAAGATCGCCGACGAGGCCGCCGAGAGGGTGGAGGAGCAGTTGGAGGATGATGCTGGCTACGAGGGGGATGACTTCTAG
- the LOC108982687 gene encoding protein DETOXIFICATION 35, producing MDTPLIDGDYPPVRSVGEARRVLWKETSKLWKIAGPIAFNILCLYGTNSVTNIFVGHIGEVELSAVAIALSVIGTFSFGFMLGMGSALETLCGQAFGAGQIYLLGIYMQRSWIILWVSCIAILPIYVFATPILKFLGQEDDIADLAGKFTVLIIPQLFSFAFNFPTQKFLQAQSKVSVLAWIGFVALIIHVGMLGLFIYVFGWGVTGAAIALDITGWEIAVAQVVYVVFWCNEGWNGLSWLAFKDIWAFVRLSLASAVMLCLEIWYMMSIIILTGHLDNAVIAVGSLSICMNFNGWEAMLFIGINAAISVRVSNELGLGHPRAAKYSVYVTILQSLLIGIFFMVVILITKDYFAVIFTSSEDLQRAVSRLAFLLGVTMVLNSVQPVISGVAVGGGWQALVAYINLGSYYVFGLPLGFLLGYTANLGVMGLWGGMICGTALQTLLLLLVLYKTNWNKEVEQTTERMQKWGGQDIKTDMIPDNV from the exons ATGGACACGCCATTGATCGACGGCGACTACCCGCCTGTGAGAAGCGTGGGGGAGGCGAGACGGGTCTTGTGGAAAGAGACGTCCAAGTTATGGAAGATAGCGGGGCCCATTGCCTTCAACATTCTGTGCCTCTACGGGACCAACTCGGTCACCAACATCTTCGTCGGCCACATCGGGGAAGTGGAGCTCTCTGCCGTCGCTATCGCTCTCTCTGTCATCGGCACCTTCTCTTTCGGCTTCATG CTTGGTATGGGGAGTGCCCTCGAGACGCTTTGTGGTCAAGCTTTTGGTGCTGGACAAATCTACTTGCTCGGTATTTACATGCAACGATCTTGGATTATCCTCTGGGTTTCCTGTATCGCTATCTTGCCGATTTACGTCTTTGCTACCCCGATTCTAAAGTTCCTAGGACAAGAAGATGACATAGCTGATCTTGCTGGAAAATTCACTGTTTTAATCATTCCCCAGTTATTCTCATTTGCCTTCAATTTCCCAACGCAGAAGTTCCTTCAGGCCCAGAGCAAGGTTAGTGTGCTTGCATGGATCGGGTTCGTGGCTCTAATAATACACGTGGGGATGCTTGGTCTTTTCATATATGTATTCGGTTGGGGGGTTACTGGTGCAGCCATTGCACTTGACATCACAGGTTGGGAGATCGCCGTGGCTCAGGTTGTCTATGTTGTATTTTGGTGCAACGAAGGGTGGAATGGATTGTCTTGGTTGGCTTTCAAAGACATTTGGGCCTTTGTTAGGCTCTCACTTGCATCGGCAGTGATGCTTTGCCTAGAAATTTGGTATATGATGAGCATAATAATTCTAACTGGTCACCTTGATAATGCTGTGATTGCTGTCGGTTCCCTCTCTATTTG CATGAATTTCAACGGGTGGGAAGCCATGCTGTTCATTGGAATAAATGCAGCTATAAG TGTTCGAGTTTCCAATGAACTTGGATTGGGACATCCAAGAGCTGCAAAATACTCTGTTTATGTGACAATACTTCAGTCTCTACTCATCGGGATTTTTTTCATGGTCGTTATCCTGATAACTAAAGATTATTTTGCCGTCATTTTCACAAGCAGTGAAGATTTACAAAGAGCTGTCTCTCGTTTGGCATTCCTTCTTGGCGTGACCATGGTTCTTAACAGTGTTCAACCTGTAATTTCAG GCGTTGCTGTTGGAGGTGGTTGGCAGGCATTGGTGGCTTATATCAACTTGGGTAGTTATTATGTTTTTGGGCTTCCACTTGGATTCCTTCTCGGTTACACAGCAAACTTGGGAGTGATg GGACTTTGGGGCGGCATGATATGCGGAACTGCTCTACAGACTTTGCTACTCTTGCTTGTACTGTATAAAACTAACTGGAACAAGGAG GTTGAACAAACCACGGAACGCATGCAGAAGTGGGGTGGCCAAGATATCAAAACCGACATGATACCTGATAATGTTTGA